Proteins encoded in a region of the Streptomyces akebiae genome:
- a CDS encoding IS3 family transposase — protein sequence MRNSKSGIQEVYTSNHRVHEARKIWRELNRQGHAVTHCTVEHWPLEIVQPWNSWLTTGLDDEKAPFRPTRRWAPLRARLTCSGGPRTRRTTGACRR from the coding sequence ATGAGGAACTCAAAGAGCGGCATCCAGGAGGTCTACACGTCCAACCACCGTGTCCACGAGGCCCGGAAGATCTGGCGCGAGCTGAACCGCCAGGGACATGCGGTGACCCACTGCACCGTCGAGCACTGGCCACTGGAGATCGTCCAGCCATGGAACTCCTGGCTGACGACTGGGCTGGATGACGAAAAGGCGCCCTTCCGTCCTACGCGACGGTGGGCGCCCCTTCGTGCTCGGCTCACTTGTTCAGGTGGCCCCAGAACTCGTCGAACGACAGGAGCTTGTCGCCGTTGA
- a CDS encoding EF-hand domain-containing protein — protein sequence MADIEAARKEFQRIDADGDGFITAAEFKTALAQEGDWNVTESVAEVIIRTRDLNGDKLLSFDEFWGHLNK from the coding sequence GTGGCCGACATCGAGGCAGCGCGCAAGGAGTTCCAGCGGATCGACGCGGACGGCGACGGGTTCATCACCGCCGCCGAGTTCAAGACCGCCCTGGCCCAGGAAGGCGACTGGAACGTCACCGAGTCCGTGGCGGAGGTCATCATCCGCACCCGCGACCTCAACGGCGACAAGCTCCTGTCGTTCGACGAGTTCTGGGGCCACCTGAACAAGTGA
- a CDS encoding helix-turn-helix domain-containing protein, translated as MIENGTGLFTIGQLARGSGLSVRTIRYWSDEGVLHPVTRSAGGYRLYDAESVARLELVRTLRELGLGLDHVRQVLAGETTVAEVAATHVAALDAQIRALRVTRAVLSTVARRGSTAEEMTLMNRLARLSAAERGRIMDDFMEETFGGLDTADPDIRTRLRFSLADLPEDPTPEQVDAWVELAEMLQDPGFRARMRETVEFNAADRGPDAPSGTSLWFMSRLVQSAGEALRAGVDPVSPAAEEVLAGLLGDADRAAVLERVTSAAHVELARFRELAALVRGVDPLSAHTEEFAWVVAALRARAAG; from the coding sequence ATGATCGAGAACGGCACCGGCCTTTTCACCATCGGGCAACTCGCCCGCGGCTCCGGTCTGTCCGTCCGCACGATCCGCTACTGGTCCGACGAGGGCGTCCTGCACCCGGTCACCCGCAGCGCGGGCGGCTACCGGCTCTACGACGCCGAGTCCGTGGCCCGGCTCGAACTCGTCCGCACCCTGCGGGAACTGGGCCTCGGCCTGGACCACGTACGGCAGGTGCTCGCGGGCGAGACGACCGTCGCGGAGGTCGCGGCCACGCACGTGGCCGCGCTGGACGCGCAGATCCGCGCGCTGAGGGTGACCCGGGCGGTGTTGTCGACCGTGGCGCGACGCGGCTCGACCGCGGAGGAGATGACACTGATGAACAGACTGGCCCGGCTGTCCGCCGCCGAACGAGGGCGGATCATGGACGACTTCATGGAGGAGACCTTCGGCGGACTCGACACCGCCGACCCCGACATCCGGACGCGGCTCAGGTTCAGCCTCGCGGATCTGCCGGAGGACCCCACGCCCGAGCAGGTGGACGCCTGGGTGGAGCTGGCCGAGATGCTCCAGGACCCGGGGTTCCGGGCGCGGATGCGGGAGACCGTCGAGTTCAATGCGGCGGACCGGGGGCCGGACGCGCCGTCGGGCACCTCCCTGTGGTTCATGAGCCGCTTGGTGCAGTCGGCGGGGGAGGCGCTGCGGGCCGGCGTCGACCCGGTCTCGCCTGCCGCCGAGGAGGTACTGGCCGGGCTGCTCGGTGACGCCGACCGGGCCGCCGTGCTGGAACGCGTCACGTCGGCGGCCCACGTCGAGCTGGCCCGGTTCCGGGAGCTGGCCGCGCTGGTACGGGGCGTGGACCCGCTGTCGGCGCACACCGAGGAGTTCGCGTGGGTGGTCGCCGCACTCCGCGCTCGGGCGGCCGGTTAA
- a CDS encoding GNAT family N-acetyltransferase, translating to MESLQDMVNAAAVGVFPPADGGTTVVAQHSPRDAGVLCFTAHSVVFTDEDPEWVRELLASMECDALSASMNPRFLAVLMERTGRTTETIDAMLVASPLAGEPPLPLREITDAGHPRVAYARRRRDDVRVWTAEGGVLTTGRGIAGRLEVSVEVEEGVRQRGLGRALVRAARHLVAEPLWAQIAPGNARSVRAFQSAGYRPVGSEILLIAR from the coding sequence ATGGAGAGCTTGCAGGACATGGTGAACGCGGCGGCCGTGGGGGTCTTCCCTCCGGCGGACGGCGGTACGACCGTCGTCGCCCAGCACTCTCCCCGGGACGCGGGTGTCCTGTGTTTCACGGCGCACTCCGTCGTCTTCACGGACGAGGATCCGGAGTGGGTGCGCGAGCTCCTGGCGTCGATGGAGTGCGACGCGCTGTCCGCGAGCATGAACCCCCGGTTCCTGGCGGTCCTCATGGAACGGACGGGCCGTACGACCGAGACCATCGACGCGATGCTGGTCGCCTCGCCCCTGGCGGGCGAACCGCCGCTCCCGCTGCGGGAGATCACGGACGCCGGCCACCCCCGCGTCGCGTACGCGCGGCGGCGCCGTGACGACGTACGGGTCTGGACGGCGGAGGGCGGCGTCCTGACGACGGGCCGGGGGATCGCCGGGCGGCTGGAGGTCTCGGTCGAGGTGGAGGAGGGCGTACGGCAGCGGGGGCTGGGCCGGGCGCTGGTGCGTGCCGCGCGCCATCTCGTCGCCGAGCCGCTGTGGGCGCAGATCGCGCCGGGGAACGCCCGCAGCGTGCGGGCGTTCCAGTCGGCGGGCTATCGGCCGGTTGGCTCGGAGATCCTGCTCATCGCCCGATAG
- a CDS encoding ADP-ribosyltransferase: protein MITTRARRRAAAVVLSLSAVLATSAATAPAQSPASTSAKAATAFVGAAAPTCPRFEDPVHAAADRRVDVDRITPEPVWRKSCGTLYRSDSRGPAVVFEQGFHPKDVIDGQYDIESYVLVNQPSPYVSTTYDHDLYKTWYKSGYNYYIDAPGGVDVNKTIGDQHRWADQVEVAFPGGIRTEFIIGVCPVDKKTKTEKMSECESNPHYEPWH, encoded by the coding sequence ATGATCACCACTCGTGCGCGGCGCCGGGCCGCCGCCGTCGTCCTGTCCCTCTCCGCCGTCCTCGCGACCTCCGCCGCGACCGCACCGGCACAATCCCCCGCCTCGACGTCCGCCAAGGCCGCCACCGCCTTCGTGGGGGCCGCCGCCCCCACCTGCCCCCGGTTCGAGGACCCGGTGCACGCCGCCGCCGACCGCCGCGTGGACGTCGACCGCATCACCCCCGAGCCGGTCTGGCGCAAGAGCTGCGGCACCCTCTACCGCAGTGACAGCCGGGGCCCGGCCGTCGTCTTCGAGCAGGGCTTCCACCCCAAGGACGTCATCGACGGGCAGTACGACATCGAGAGTTACGTCCTGGTCAACCAGCCCTCGCCATACGTCTCCACGACCTACGACCACGACCTGTACAAGACCTGGTACAAGTCCGGCTACAACTACTACATCGACGCTCCCGGCGGCGTCGACGTCAACAAGACCATCGGTGACCAGCACAGGTGGGCCGACCAGGTCGAGGTCGCCTTCCCCGGCGGCATCAGGACGGAGTTCATCATCGGCGTCTGCCCGGTCGACAAGAAGACCAAGACGGAGAAGATGAGCGAGTGCGAGAGCAACCCGCACTACGAGCCCTGGCACTGA
- a CDS encoding YncE family protein: protein MTTPRTPLKQRTLARRALLAAAVLAAVAACGSATGPTEQEQRVRADRAAAEAEAAERKKKQRTAVRGLHGMPPVLDPHDVYAADRPNRLSPVVKDFPSRVYVPNSESDTVSVIDPETYEIIETIPVGRQPQHVVPSWDLKTLWVNNNRGHTLTPIDPRTGKAGKPVEVHDPYNLYFTPNGKYAVVMASLDRELVFRDPHTMKRIRTEPVTCYGVNHADFSLDGTYFIVSCEFSGELLKVDTAKMKVIGQQKLPFEGAMPQDVKISPDGRRFYIADMMADGMWVLDGDKFDEPKLLPTGKGTHGLYVGRDSREMYVSNRGEGTVSVFDFTKDKLTKKWHLPDGGSPDMGGVSADGKVLWLSGRYDSEVYAIDTRTGEQLARVPVGSGPHGLAVYPQPGRYSLGHTGIFR, encoded by the coding sequence GTGACCACGCCCCGCACCCCCCTCAAGCAGCGCACCCTCGCGCGGCGCGCCCTTCTCGCGGCCGCCGTCCTCGCCGCCGTGGCCGCGTGCGGCTCCGCGACCGGGCCCACCGAGCAGGAGCAGCGCGTCCGGGCCGACCGGGCCGCCGCCGAAGCCGAAGCCGCCGAGCGCAAGAAGAAGCAGCGGACGGCGGTCCGGGGACTGCACGGCATGCCGCCCGTGCTGGACCCCCACGACGTCTACGCCGCCGACCGCCCGAACCGGCTCTCCCCAGTGGTCAAGGACTTCCCGTCCCGGGTGTACGTGCCCAACAGCGAGTCCGACACGGTCTCCGTCATCGACCCCGAGACGTACGAGATCATCGAGACGATCCCGGTGGGCCGCCAGCCCCAGCACGTCGTACCGTCCTGGGACCTGAAGACGCTGTGGGTCAACAACAACCGGGGCCACACCCTCACCCCCATCGACCCGAGGACGGGCAAGGCGGGCAAGCCGGTCGAGGTGCACGACCCGTACAACCTGTACTTCACCCCCAACGGCAAGTACGCCGTCGTCATGGCCTCCCTCGACCGTGAACTCGTCTTCCGTGACCCGCACACCATGAAGCGGATCAGGACCGAGCCGGTCACGTGCTACGGCGTCAACCACGCCGACTTCTCCCTCGACGGCACGTACTTCATCGTCTCCTGCGAGTTCAGCGGCGAACTGCTCAAGGTCGACACCGCGAAGATGAAGGTGATCGGGCAGCAGAAGCTGCCGTTCGAGGGGGCCATGCCGCAGGACGTGAAGATCTCACCGGACGGCAGGCGGTTCTACATCGCCGACATGATGGCCGACGGCATGTGGGTCCTGGACGGCGACAAGTTCGACGAACCGAAACTGCTGCCCACCGGCAAGGGCACCCACGGCCTCTACGTCGGCCGCGACTCCCGCGAGATGTACGTCTCCAACCGCGGCGAGGGAACGGTGTCGGTCTTCGACTTCACCAAGGACAAACTGACCAAGAAATGGCACCTGCCCGACGGCGGCAGCCCCGACATGGGCGGCGTCTCCGCCGACGGCAAGGTCCTGTGGCTCTCCGGCCGCTACGACTCCGAGGTGTACGCCATCGACACCCGCACCGGGGAGCAGCTCGCCCGCGTCCCCGTCGGCAGCGGCCCGCACGGCCTCGCGGTCTACCCGCAGCCCGGCCGCTACTCCCTCGGCCACACGGGCATCTTCCGGTGA
- a CDS encoding ATP-binding protein, which produces MAGLEGIEQPRRHGSATAARWSPAIEDERAQKALELFGNPTEAEVPLPSRPESAATARRLAQVVVLRQWRLSPKMTEDAVLLVSELVGNAVRHTGARVFGLRMRRRPGWIRVEVRDPSRGLPCLMPVQEMDISGRGLFLVDKLSDRWGVDLLPRGKTTWFEMRVADR; this is translated from the coding sequence ATGGCGGGGCTGGAGGGTATCGAACAGCCGCGGCGGCACGGGAGTGCGACCGCGGCGCGTTGGTCACCTGCGATCGAGGACGAACGGGCGCAGAAAGCACTGGAGTTGTTCGGCAACCCCACCGAGGCAGAGGTTCCGCTCCCGTCCCGCCCCGAGTCCGCGGCCACCGCGCGGCGGCTCGCCCAGGTCGTCGTCCTGCGCCAGTGGCGACTGTCGCCGAAGATGACCGAGGACGCCGTCTTACTCGTCTCCGAACTCGTGGGCAACGCCGTACGGCACACCGGCGCCCGCGTCTTCGGACTCCGCATGCGCCGCCGGCCCGGCTGGATCCGCGTCGAGGTCCGCGACCCCTCACGGGGGCTGCCCTGCCTGATGCCGGTCCAGGAGATGGACATCAGCGGACGGGGCCTGTTCCTGGTGGACAAACTCTCGGACCGGTGGGGCGTGGACCTGCTGCCGCGAGGCAAGACGACCTGGTTCGAGATGAGGGTCGCGGACCGGTAG
- a CDS encoding enoyl-CoA hydratase/isomerase family protein codes for MTVHLEVAEGVGTIRLDRPPMNALDIATQDRLKELAEEAADRDDVRAVVLYGGEKVFAAGADIKEMQAMDHAAMVARSRPLQESFSAVARIPKPVVAAVTGYALGGGCELALCADYRIAGENAKLGQPEILLGLIPGAGGTQRLSRLVGPSKAKDLIFTGRMVKADEALTLGLVDRVVPADEVYSAAHEWAARLARGPAIALRAAKESIDAGLETDLETGLAIERNWFAGLFATEDRERGMRSFVEEGPGKAKFV; via the coding sequence ATGACCGTGCATCTCGAAGTCGCCGAAGGCGTGGGCACCATCCGCCTCGACCGCCCCCCGATGAACGCCCTGGACATCGCGACCCAGGACCGCCTCAAGGAACTCGCCGAGGAAGCGGCGGACCGGGACGACGTACGCGCCGTCGTCCTCTACGGAGGAGAGAAGGTGTTCGCGGCCGGCGCGGACATCAAGGAGATGCAAGCCATGGACCACGCGGCGATGGTCGCCCGGTCCCGGCCCCTGCAGGAGTCCTTCAGCGCCGTGGCCCGTATCCCCAAGCCGGTCGTCGCGGCCGTCACCGGGTACGCCCTGGGCGGCGGGTGCGAGCTGGCGCTGTGCGCCGACTACCGGATCGCCGGGGAGAACGCGAAGCTCGGCCAGCCGGAGATCCTGCTCGGGCTGATCCCGGGCGCGGGCGGCACCCAGCGTCTGTCCCGGCTCGTCGGCCCCTCCAAGGCCAAGGACCTGATCTTCACCGGCCGGATGGTCAAGGCGGACGAGGCCCTCACGCTCGGCCTGGTGGACCGGGTCGTCCCGGCCGACGAGGTGTACTCCGCCGCACACGAGTGGGCCGCCCGGCTGGCGCGGGGCCCGGCGATCGCGCTGCGGGCCGCCAAGGAGTCGATCGACGCGGGCCTGGAGACCGATCTGGAGACCGGGCTCGCGATCGAGCGGAACTGGTTCGCCGGGCTGTTCGCCACGGAGGACCGCGAGCGCGGGATGCGGAGCTTCGTGGAGGAGGGGCCGGGCAAGGCGAAATTCGTCTGA
- a CDS encoding L,D-transpeptidase, translating to MNGRPISGASVGARTRRRKGALAMLPVLMLLAVTACGGGGGADSGSGGDKGKGSDKTASDKAAATGASEAVVSIAPKNGADAVATSGALKVTAAKGKLSEVTVENDKGEKIDGEIAKDGSSWTPSIHLNSATEYKVHAVAKDSEGREAAEDSTFTTLTPKNTFVGIFTPEDGSKVGVGMPFSIRFTRGITAPKDVEKAITIKTEPAVQVEGHWFGNDRIDFRPEKYWKAGTKVTVDLNLDGVEGRDGVYGEQSKKISFTIGRSQVSTVDVKKLTMKVERDGKVIKTIPVTTGKPGMETWNGQMVISERLSVTRMNGETVGYGGEYDIKDVPDAMRLTTSGTFIHGNYWGGDAFGNYNASHGCIGLRDTRGGWDRKAPGAWFFDNSMIGDVVVVKNSNDRTVDPDNGYNGWNMSWDKWKA from the coding sequence TTGAACGGGCGACCGATATCGGGGGCGTCGGTTGGCGCGCGGACTCGGCGGCGCAAGGGGGCCCTGGCCATGCTGCCGGTCCTGATGCTGCTCGCCGTCACCGCGTGCGGCGGAGGCGGGGGCGCGGACTCCGGCTCCGGCGGCGACAAGGGCAAGGGCTCCGACAAGACCGCCTCCGACAAGGCGGCGGCCACCGGGGCCTCGGAGGCGGTGGTCTCCATCGCCCCGAAGAACGGCGCCGATGCCGTGGCCACCAGCGGAGCGCTCAAGGTGACCGCCGCGAAGGGCAAGCTGTCCGAGGTCACGGTCGAGAACGACAAGGGCGAGAAGATCGATGGCGAGATAGCGAAGGACGGCTCCAGCTGGACGCCGTCCATCCACCTCAACTCCGCCACCGAGTACAAGGTGCACGCCGTCGCGAAGGACTCCGAGGGGCGCGAGGCCGCCGAGGACTCGACCTTCACCACGCTGACCCCGAAGAACACCTTCGTCGGCATCTTCACCCCCGAGGACGGCTCGAAGGTCGGCGTCGGCATGCCGTTCTCGATCCGCTTCACCCGGGGCATCACCGCGCCGAAGGACGTCGAGAAGGCCATCACCATCAAGACCGAGCCGGCCGTCCAGGTCGAGGGCCACTGGTTCGGCAACGACCGCATCGACTTCCGCCCGGAGAAGTACTGGAAGGCCGGCACGAAGGTCACCGTCGACCTCAACCTCGACGGTGTCGAGGGCCGCGACGGCGTCTACGGCGAGCAGAGCAAGAAGATCTCCTTCACCATCGGCCGCAGCCAGGTCTCCACGGTCGACGTCAAGAAGCTCACCATGAAGGTCGAGCGGGACGGCAAGGTCATCAAGACCATCCCGGTCACCACCGGCAAGCCCGGCATGGAGACCTGGAACGGCCAGATGGTCATCAGCGAGCGCCTGAGCGTGACCCGGATGAACGGCGAGACCGTCGGCTACGGCGGCGAGTACGACATCAAGGACGTGCCGGACGCCATGCGGCTGACCACCTCCGGCACCTTCATCCACGGCAACTACTGGGGCGGCGACGCCTTCGGCAACTACAACGCCAGCCACGGCTGCATCGGCCTGCGCGACACCCGCGGCGGCTGGGACCGGAAGGCGCCGGGCGCCTGGTTCTTCGACAACTCGATGATCGGTGACGTCGTCGTGGTCAAGAACTCCAACGACCGGACCGTCGACCCGGACAACGGCTACAACGGCTGGAACATGTCCTGGGACAAGTGGAAGGCGTGA
- a CDS encoding L,D-transpeptidase has protein sequence MNHAQTHARRAGAALAAALTWAGLLAGVAGCTAGPPLTSGKAPDDTIRVTPEDGSKGVRPEQRFEVRVPSGRLESVKVVKSQDAQESPVPGRLSADGLTWRPTGSPKLALAARYTVDAVALDGHGRRSARHVTFTTHVPDERFVAYATPENRATVGTGMIVSLEFNRVIEDRAAVERAVEVTAEPAVEVRPHWFGGGRLDFRPETYWRPGTRVTVALRLRDVEGAPGVYGQQDRTFSFTVGRHQVSVVDAARHTMRVERGDGVLATLPITAGAPKTTTYNGKMVVTEMLEVTRMNGATVGFRKANGKSEYDIPDVPHAMRLTTSGTFLHGNYWAPDAFGRANVSHGCVGLRDVKGGDSGTPAGWFFDRSLVGDVVEVVNSDDKKVAPDNGLGGWNMGWKEWKAGAAVK, from the coding sequence GTGAACCACGCACAGACGCACGCGCGCCGCGCCGGGGCCGCCCTGGCCGCCGCGCTCACCTGGGCCGGCCTGCTCGCCGGGGTCGCCGGCTGCACGGCAGGACCGCCGCTCACCAGCGGAAAGGCACCCGACGACACGATCCGGGTCACACCGGAGGACGGCAGCAAGGGCGTGCGCCCGGAGCAGCGCTTCGAAGTAAGGGTGCCCAGTGGGCGCCTGGAGTCCGTCAAGGTGGTGAAGTCCCAGGACGCGCAGGAGTCACCCGTACCGGGACGGCTCTCCGCCGACGGGCTGACCTGGCGCCCCACCGGCTCACCGAAGCTCGCGCTGGCCGCCCGGTACACCGTCGACGCCGTCGCCCTCGACGGCCACGGCCGGCGCTCGGCACGACACGTCACCTTCACCACGCACGTCCCCGACGAGCGCTTCGTCGCGTACGCCACGCCCGAGAACCGGGCCACCGTCGGCACCGGGATGATCGTCTCCCTGGAGTTCAACCGGGTGATCGAGGACCGCGCGGCCGTGGAACGCGCCGTCGAGGTGACCGCCGAGCCGGCCGTCGAGGTCCGCCCGCACTGGTTCGGCGGGGGACGCCTCGACTTCCGCCCCGAGACGTACTGGAGGCCCGGTACCAGGGTCACCGTGGCCCTGCGGCTGCGGGACGTGGAGGGCGCGCCCGGCGTCTACGGCCAGCAGGACCGGACGTTCTCGTTCACCGTCGGCCGCCACCAGGTCAGCGTGGTCGACGCGGCCCGGCACACCATGCGCGTGGAGCGCGGCGACGGTGTGCTCGCCACGCTTCCCATCACCGCCGGGGCGCCCAAGACCACGACGTACAACGGGAAGATGGTCGTCACCGAGATGCTGGAGGTGACCCGGATGAACGGGGCCACCGTGGGCTTCAGGAAGGCGAACGGCAAGAGCGAGTACGACATCCCGGACGTCCCGCACGCCATGCGCCTGACCACCTCCGGCACCTTTCTGCACGGCAACTACTGGGCCCCGGACGCCTTCGGCCGGGCCAATGTCAGCCACGGCTGTGTCGGTCTGCGCGATGTGAAGGGCGGCGATTCCGGCACCCCCGCGGGCTGGTTCTTCGACCGCAGCCTCGTCGGGGACGTCGTCGAGGTCGTCAACAGCGACGACAAAAAGGTCGCTCCCGACAATGGCCTCGGAGGGTGGAACATGGGATGGAAGGAGTGGAAAGCGGGTGCCGCGGTGAAGTAG
- the glgX gene encoding glycogen debranching protein GlgX: MSSAAEQDEVRGTRGVPAARPATVLNGGRREEAAPERRPVWPGASTPLGARFRVGPDGVAGTNFALWAGGAESVELCLFSEAGEETRLRLTELTHEIWHGFVPGVLPGQRYGYRVHGRWDPWTGARWNPAKLLLDPYARAVDGEFALPPEVYAHVRDWPEQHVADTVRDERDSAPHVPKGVVVHDDAPDDEWIDDRRPKTPWADSVIYELHVRGFTMTHPGIPEELRGTYAGLAHPAAIEHLVQLGVTAVELLPVHQFAHEDHLLRRGMRNYWGYNSIGYFAPHAAYSSSGTTGQQVGEFKRMVRALHAAGIEVVLDVVYNHTAEADERGPSLSLRGIDNRGYYRLQSDARRYADYSGCGNTLHVVQPHVLRLITDSLRYWVTEMGVDGFRFDLAAALARSMHDVDMLSPFLAVIAQDPVLRRVKLIAEPWDVGSGGYQVGAFPPLWTEWNDRYRGAVRDFWRGALPDVRDLGYRLSGSSDLYAWGGRRPYASVNFITAHDGFTLRDLVSYERKHNEANGEGNRDGSDDNRSWNCGTEGETDDERVRALRRRQLRNLLTTLLLSTGVPMLVAGDELGRTQGGNNNAYCQDNEISWLDWSLLEDPAWKALFDLTSRLIALRHAHPVLRRRAFFSGRAHSADGLRDLAWFTARGTEMTERDWYAPTTTLGMYLSGRDIPGRDARGAAVLDDSFLTVLHAGDRPVSFVLPGTPWAERYEVVVDTSREEQREGPGVVHRAGESVTVPARCVLLLRVVR; this comes from the coding sequence GTGTCGAGCGCAGCCGAGCAGGACGAAGTGCGGGGGACGCGGGGGGTGCCGGCCGCGCGTCCGGCCACCGTGCTGAACGGCGGCCGGCGTGAGGAGGCCGCGCCGGAACGAAGGCCCGTGTGGCCGGGGGCGTCGACACCGCTGGGGGCGCGGTTCCGGGTGGGCCCCGACGGGGTCGCCGGCACCAACTTCGCGCTGTGGGCGGGCGGGGCGGAGTCCGTGGAGCTGTGTCTGTTCTCGGAGGCGGGTGAGGAGACCCGGCTGAGGCTGACCGAGCTGACCCATGAGATCTGGCACGGGTTCGTGCCGGGCGTCCTGCCGGGGCAGCGGTACGGCTACCGCGTCCACGGCCGCTGGGACCCGTGGACCGGCGCCCGCTGGAACCCGGCGAAGCTGCTCCTCGACCCGTACGCGCGTGCCGTGGACGGCGAGTTCGCCCTGCCGCCGGAGGTGTACGCGCACGTCCGTGACTGGCCCGAGCAGCATGTCGCCGACACCGTGCGCGACGAACGGGACTCGGCACCGCACGTCCCCAAGGGGGTCGTCGTCCACGACGACGCCCCCGACGACGAATGGATCGACGACCGCCGCCCGAAGACGCCGTGGGCGGACTCGGTCATCTACGAACTGCACGTCCGCGGCTTCACCATGACCCACCCCGGCATCCCGGAGGAGCTGCGCGGCACGTACGCCGGTCTGGCTCACCCCGCCGCGATCGAGCACCTGGTGCAGCTGGGCGTGACGGCGGTGGAGCTGCTGCCCGTGCACCAGTTCGCCCACGAGGACCATCTGCTGCGCCGGGGCATGCGCAACTACTGGGGCTACAACTCGATCGGCTATTTCGCCCCGCACGCGGCGTACTCCTCGTCGGGCACGACCGGGCAGCAGGTCGGGGAGTTCAAGCGGATGGTGCGGGCGCTGCACGCGGCCGGGATCGAGGTCGTCCTCGACGTGGTCTACAACCACACCGCCGAGGCCGACGAACGCGGCCCGAGCCTGTCGCTGCGCGGCATCGACAACCGGGGCTACTACCGCCTGCAGAGCGACGCCCGCCGCTACGCGGACTACTCGGGCTGCGGCAACACCCTGCACGTGGTCCAGCCGCACGTCCTGCGCCTGATCACGGACTCGCTGCGCTACTGGGTGACGGAGATGGGGGTCGACGGCTTCCGCTTCGACCTGGCGGCGGCGCTCGCCCGCTCGATGCACGACGTCGACATGCTCTCCCCGTTCCTCGCGGTCATCGCCCAGGACCCGGTGCTGCGGCGGGTGAAGCTGATCGCCGAGCCGTGGGACGTGGGTTCTGGCGGCTACCAGGTCGGAGCCTTCCCGCCCCTGTGGACGGAGTGGAACGACCGCTACCGGGGCGCGGTCCGGGACTTCTGGCGGGGCGCGCTGCCGGACGTACGGGACCTCGGCTACCGCCTGTCCGGGTCGAGCGACCTCTACGCCTGGGGCGGCCGCAGGCCCTACGCCTCGGTCAACTTCATCACCGCGCACGACGGTTTCACCCTGCGCGACCTGGTGTCGTACGAGCGCAAGCACAACGAGGCGAACGGGGAGGGGAACCGGGACGGTTCGGACGACAACCGGTCCTGGAACTGCGGCACCGAGGGCGAGACGGACGACGAACGCGTACGGGCGCTGCGGCGACGCCAGTTGCGCAACCTCCTGACCACCCTCCTGCTCTCCACGGGCGTCCCGATGCTGGTCGCCGGCGACGAACTGGGCCGCACGCAAGGGGGCAACAACAACGCGTACTGCCAGGACAACGAGATCAGCTGGCTCGACTGGAGCCTGCTGGAGGACCCCGCGTGGAAGGCCCTCTTCGATCTCACGTCCCGGCTGATCGCGCTCCGCCACGCGCACCCCGTCCTGCGCCGCCGGGCCTTCTTCTCCGGCCGCGCCCACTCGGCGGACGGACTGCGGGACCTGGCCTGGTTCACGGCACGCGGCACGGAGATGACCGAACGGGACTGGTACGCGCCGACCACGACGCTGGGCATGTACCTGTCGGGACGGGACATCCCCGGCCGGGACGCCCGGGGCGCCGCCGTCCTGGACGACAGCTTCCTGACCGTCCTGCACGCCGGCGACCGCCCGGTGAGCTTCGTCCTGCCGGGAACGCCGTGGGCCGAGCGCTACGAGGTGGTCGTCGACACGTCACGGGAGGAGCAGCGGGAGGGGCCGGGGGTGGTACACCGGGCCGGGGAGTCGGTGACGGTACCGGCGCGGTGCGTACTGCTGCTCCGGGTGGTCCGCTGA